The Ooceraea biroi isolate clonal line C1 chromosome 11, Obir_v5.4, whole genome shotgun sequence genome includes a region encoding these proteins:
- the LOC105275866 gene encoding uncharacterized protein LOC105275866 isoform X3 translates to MSRVEMGRTKVLRELQVEAWLTRDKINRYRGVLKLHAREKKLQQSQATKLKSAVSRKLGSLAVDVKRDREIANDLSEGGKRRVLGPLSDYREFYLALNRLEPTEICAAVYQDCDLKRRLLDKLYYKKKEKLKKAIKLELERSALSVEFEEQSDGLPNCEQQRLVVRLQQSITKYNTAKVIRSTYCSMLNILKKSDSAFAKKDTVETSADKILENQLIHLQDICNRVKDTFLVHQYHDVLSRLEDQANQKTTLLARLSANIKNHDLLFNKKNQAVQILETLKHSTKPIEQYKINGHEILEQIELEKKREKELKELKKARGELLTNIRAALHNISTMLFFVKPVAVKAVKKIAKDVNKQTLKEMIAIDDKKDMEETLLELEEGEANVLLLLSKITRKIGILFAMSNFDLNEQEEKAQDLYQTYVSHYNSNLIFGTGEEEPIGLLVEHELVDVTIPTRADIKLHSRQIVEARLKPE, encoded by the exons ATGTCAAGAGTGGAAATGGGTCGCACGAAAGTTCTCAGAGAGCTCCAAGTGGAAGCATGGCTTACCAGAGACAAAATAAATCGATATCGTGGAGTTTTGAAACTGCATG CGCGCGAGAAGAAACTGCAGCAGTCGCAAGCGACGAAATTGAAATCTGCCGTGTCAAGAAAACTTGGGTCTCTGGCGGTGGATGTTAAGAGAGATCGCGAAATTGCCAATGATCTGAGCGAAGGCGGCAAACGACGCGTGTTAGGACCGTTGAGCGATTACAGAGAATTCTACTTGGCGCTTAATCGTCTAGAACCAACC GAAATTTGTGCAGCCGTGTATCAAGATTGCGATTTGAAACGTCGACTCTTGGACAAACTCTACtacaagaaaaaagagaaattgaaGAAAGCTATCAAATTAGAG TTGGAACGCAGTGCTCTTTCAGTCGAGTTCGAGGAGCAAAGCGATGGTTTGCCGAACTGTGAGCAGCAACGATTAGTAGTACGATTACAGCAATCTATCACGAAATATAATACAGCGAAAGTAATACGTTCTACATATTGTTCAATGCTGAATATCCTAAAAAAG AGTGATAGTGCCTTTGCAAAAAAGGACACTGTTGAGACGTCTGCCGACAAGATATTGGAAAATCAGTTGATACATCTGCAAGATATCTGCAATAGAGTGAAAGATACTTTTCTAGTGCATCAATACCACGACGTGTTATCAAG ACTCGAAGACCAAGCCAATCAGAAGACAACTCTGCTGGCACGATTGAGTgccaatataaaaaatcacgatcttttgtttaataaaaagaatcaaGCTGTACAAATTCTCGAGACTCTCAAGCATTCTACAAAACCTATAGAACA GTATAAGATAAATGGGCATGAAATACTGGAACAAATCGAGCTTGAGAAGAAACGTGAGAAGGAGCTGAAGGAACTGAAAAAAGCTCGCGGCGAACTGCTTACAAATATCAGAGCGGCTTTGCACAATATTAGTACGATGTTATTCTTTGTCAAACCTGTCGCCGTGAAAGCCGTGAAAAAGATAGCTAAAGATGTGAATAAGCAAACGCTGAAAGAAATGATAGCGATTGATGACAAGAAAGATATGGAAGAGACACTGTTGGAGCTTGAAGAAGGGGAAGCTAATG TTCTACTGCTGCTGTCGAAAATTACTCGAAAAATAGGCATTCTCTTCGCCATGAGCAACTTTGATCTTAACGAGCAGGAGGAGAAGGCGCAGGATCTTTATCAAACCTATGTATCACATTAcaattctaatttaatattcgGGACCGGTGAAGAAGAACCGATAG GACTACTGGTCGAACACGAATTAGTTGACGTTACCATCCCAACAAGAGCCGACATAAAACTTCACAGCAGACAAATTGTAGAGGCGCGTTTAAAACCGGAATAG
- the LOC105275866 gene encoding uncharacterized protein LOC105275866 isoform X1 → MSRVEMGRTKVLRELQVEAWLTRDKINRYRGVLKLHAREKKLQQSQATKLKSAVSRKLGSLAVDVKRDREIANDLSEGGKRRVLGPLSDYREFYLALNRLEPTEICAAVYQDCDLKRRLLDKLYYKKKEKLKKAIKLELERSALSVEFEEQSDGLPNCEQQRLVVRLQQSITKYNTAKVIRSTYCSMLNILKKDAIFFDTLLNILKENQSSQCKTMLRVTVMGQLAAENLDDVRQKYKRMTRVVLRNMRIREQMLSTVRCQVDDLWAYAQSLVRVESDSAFAKKDTVETSADKILENQLIHLQDICNRVKDTFLVHQYHDVLSRLEDQANQKTTLLARLSANIKNHDLLFNKKNQAVQILETLKHSTKPIEQYKINGHEILEQIELEKKREKELKELKKARGELLTNIRAALHNISTMLFFVKPVAVKAVKKIAKDVNKQTLKEMIAIDDKKDMEETLLELEEGEANVLLLLSKITRKIGILFAMSNFDLNEQEEKAQDLYQTYVSHYNSNLIFGTGEEEPIGLLVEHELVDVTIPTRADIKLHSRQIVEARLKPE, encoded by the exons ATGTCAAGAGTGGAAATGGGTCGCACGAAAGTTCTCAGAGAGCTCCAAGTGGAAGCATGGCTTACCAGAGACAAAATAAATCGATATCGTGGAGTTTTGAAACTGCATG CGCGCGAGAAGAAACTGCAGCAGTCGCAAGCGACGAAATTGAAATCTGCCGTGTCAAGAAAACTTGGGTCTCTGGCGGTGGATGTTAAGAGAGATCGCGAAATTGCCAATGATCTGAGCGAAGGCGGCAAACGACGCGTGTTAGGACCGTTGAGCGATTACAGAGAATTCTACTTGGCGCTTAATCGTCTAGAACCAACC GAAATTTGTGCAGCCGTGTATCAAGATTGCGATTTGAAACGTCGACTCTTGGACAAACTCTACtacaagaaaaaagagaaattgaaGAAAGCTATCAAATTAGAG TTGGAACGCAGTGCTCTTTCAGTCGAGTTCGAGGAGCAAAGCGATGGTTTGCCGAACTGTGAGCAGCAACGATTAGTAGTACGATTACAGCAATCTATCACGAAATATAATACAGCGAAAGTAATACGTTCTACATATTGTTCAATGCTGAATATCCTAAAAAAG GATGCAATATTCTTTGACACTTTATTGaacattttaaaagaaaatcagTCTTCGCAATGTAAAACGATGTTGAGGGTAACGGTGATGGGTCAGCTGGCAGCCGAGAATTTGGACGATGTCAGACAAAAGTATAAACGGATGACACGTGTCGTTTTGCGTAACATGAGAATTAGAGAGCAAATGTTGAGTACTGTACGTTGTCAAGTGGATGATTTGTGGGCTTATGCGCAGTCATTAGTGCGCGTTGAA AGTGATAGTGCCTTTGCAAAAAAGGACACTGTTGAGACGTCTGCCGACAAGATATTGGAAAATCAGTTGATACATCTGCAAGATATCTGCAATAGAGTGAAAGATACTTTTCTAGTGCATCAATACCACGACGTGTTATCAAG ACTCGAAGACCAAGCCAATCAGAAGACAACTCTGCTGGCACGATTGAGTgccaatataaaaaatcacgatcttttgtttaataaaaagaatcaaGCTGTACAAATTCTCGAGACTCTCAAGCATTCTACAAAACCTATAGAACA GTATAAGATAAATGGGCATGAAATACTGGAACAAATCGAGCTTGAGAAGAAACGTGAGAAGGAGCTGAAGGAACTGAAAAAAGCTCGCGGCGAACTGCTTACAAATATCAGAGCGGCTTTGCACAATATTAGTACGATGTTATTCTTTGTCAAACCTGTCGCCGTGAAAGCCGTGAAAAAGATAGCTAAAGATGTGAATAAGCAAACGCTGAAAGAAATGATAGCGATTGATGACAAGAAAGATATGGAAGAGACACTGTTGGAGCTTGAAGAAGGGGAAGCTAATG TTCTACTGCTGCTGTCGAAAATTACTCGAAAAATAGGCATTCTCTTCGCCATGAGCAACTTTGATCTTAACGAGCAGGAGGAGAAGGCGCAGGATCTTTATCAAACCTATGTATCACATTAcaattctaatttaatattcgGGACCGGTGAAGAAGAACCGATAG GACTACTGGTCGAACACGAATTAGTTGACGTTACCATCCCAACAAGAGCCGACATAAAACTTCACAGCAGACAAATTGTAGAGGCGCGTTTAAAACCGGAATAG
- the LOC105275866 gene encoding uncharacterized protein LOC105275866 isoform X2, protein MSRVEMGRTKVLRELQVEAWLTRDKINRYRGVLKLHAREKKLQQSQATKLKSAVSRKLGSLAVDVKRDREIANDLSEGGKRRVLGPLSDYREFYLALNRLEPTEICAAVYQDCDLKRRLLDKLYYKKKEKLKKAIKLELERSALSVEFEEQSDGLPNCEQQRLVVRLQQSITKYNTAKVIRSTYCSMLNILKKDAIFFDTLLNILKENQSSQCKTMLRVTVMGQLAAENLDDVRQKYKRMTRVVLRNMRIREQMLSTSDSAFAKKDTVETSADKILENQLIHLQDICNRVKDTFLVHQYHDVLSRLEDQANQKTTLLARLSANIKNHDLLFNKKNQAVQILETLKHSTKPIEQYKINGHEILEQIELEKKREKELKELKKARGELLTNIRAALHNISTMLFFVKPVAVKAVKKIAKDVNKQTLKEMIAIDDKKDMEETLLELEEGEANVLLLLSKITRKIGILFAMSNFDLNEQEEKAQDLYQTYVSHYNSNLIFGTGEEEPIGLLVEHELVDVTIPTRADIKLHSRQIVEARLKPE, encoded by the exons ATGTCAAGAGTGGAAATGGGTCGCACGAAAGTTCTCAGAGAGCTCCAAGTGGAAGCATGGCTTACCAGAGACAAAATAAATCGATATCGTGGAGTTTTGAAACTGCATG CGCGCGAGAAGAAACTGCAGCAGTCGCAAGCGACGAAATTGAAATCTGCCGTGTCAAGAAAACTTGGGTCTCTGGCGGTGGATGTTAAGAGAGATCGCGAAATTGCCAATGATCTGAGCGAAGGCGGCAAACGACGCGTGTTAGGACCGTTGAGCGATTACAGAGAATTCTACTTGGCGCTTAATCGTCTAGAACCAACC GAAATTTGTGCAGCCGTGTATCAAGATTGCGATTTGAAACGTCGACTCTTGGACAAACTCTACtacaagaaaaaagagaaattgaaGAAAGCTATCAAATTAGAG TTGGAACGCAGTGCTCTTTCAGTCGAGTTCGAGGAGCAAAGCGATGGTTTGCCGAACTGTGAGCAGCAACGATTAGTAGTACGATTACAGCAATCTATCACGAAATATAATACAGCGAAAGTAATACGTTCTACATATTGTTCAATGCTGAATATCCTAAAAAAG GATGCAATATTCTTTGACACTTTATTGaacattttaaaagaaaatcagTCTTCGCAATGTAAAACGATGTTGAGGGTAACGGTGATGGGTCAGCTGGCAGCCGAGAATTTGGACGATGTCAGACAAAAGTATAAACGGATGACACGTGTCGTTTTGCGTAACATGAGAATTAGAGAGCAAATGTTGAGTACT AGTGATAGTGCCTTTGCAAAAAAGGACACTGTTGAGACGTCTGCCGACAAGATATTGGAAAATCAGTTGATACATCTGCAAGATATCTGCAATAGAGTGAAAGATACTTTTCTAGTGCATCAATACCACGACGTGTTATCAAG ACTCGAAGACCAAGCCAATCAGAAGACAACTCTGCTGGCACGATTGAGTgccaatataaaaaatcacgatcttttgtttaataaaaagaatcaaGCTGTACAAATTCTCGAGACTCTCAAGCATTCTACAAAACCTATAGAACA GTATAAGATAAATGGGCATGAAATACTGGAACAAATCGAGCTTGAGAAGAAACGTGAGAAGGAGCTGAAGGAACTGAAAAAAGCTCGCGGCGAACTGCTTACAAATATCAGAGCGGCTTTGCACAATATTAGTACGATGTTATTCTTTGTCAAACCTGTCGCCGTGAAAGCCGTGAAAAAGATAGCTAAAGATGTGAATAAGCAAACGCTGAAAGAAATGATAGCGATTGATGACAAGAAAGATATGGAAGAGACACTGTTGGAGCTTGAAGAAGGGGAAGCTAATG TTCTACTGCTGCTGTCGAAAATTACTCGAAAAATAGGCATTCTCTTCGCCATGAGCAACTTTGATCTTAACGAGCAGGAGGAGAAGGCGCAGGATCTTTATCAAACCTATGTATCACATTAcaattctaatttaatattcgGGACCGGTGAAGAAGAACCGATAG GACTACTGGTCGAACACGAATTAGTTGACGTTACCATCCCAACAAGAGCCGACATAAAACTTCACAGCAGACAAATTGTAGAGGCGCGTTTAAAACCGGAATAG